One genomic segment of Actinoplanes ianthinogenes includes these proteins:
- a CDS encoding IS481 family transposase: MPHANAPLTERGRLRLARCVVDDGWSLRRAADRFQVSPTTAKRWADRYQSEGAAGMRDRPSRPRHSPRRTPRPIERRVLHLRRSQRLGPVRIGWRLGLPASTCHAILRRAGAVPLTHLDRATAEPVRRYEHEAPGDLIHVDVKKLGNIPDGGGWRTQGRAQGKLNRTATTGHRTDRFGGARLGYAYLHTALDDHSRLAYTEILADETKETATAFWRRAHAWFAGHGISIARVLTDNGSCYISRLWRETCAELGVTVKKTRPYRPQTNGKVERFHRTLADEWAYSKPYTSENARRKALPRFLHTYNHHRYHSAIGGSPASRVPNLSGQNR; the protein is encoded by the coding sequence GTGCCCCACGCTAACGCTCCGTTGACCGAACGCGGCCGATTGAGGCTGGCCCGGTGCGTCGTCGATGACGGCTGGTCGCTACGGCGGGCCGCGGATCGGTTCCAGGTCAGCCCGACGACAGCGAAACGCTGGGCCGACCGCTACCAGAGCGAGGGCGCCGCCGGCATGCGCGATCGGCCCAGCCGGCCGCGTCACAGTCCCCGCCGCACACCCCGGCCGATCGAACGACGAGTGTTGCATCTACGTCGCAGCCAGCGCCTGGGCCCGGTCCGGATCGGTTGGCGACTCGGCTTGCCCGCCTCGACCTGCCACGCGATCCTGCGCCGGGCCGGTGCTGTACCCCTGACGCATCTGGACCGGGCCACCGCCGAACCGGTCCGCCGCTACGAACACGAAGCGCCCGGCGATCTGATCCACGTCGACGTCAAGAAACTCGGCAACATCCCCGACGGCGGCGGCTGGCGCACCCAAGGCCGCGCCCAGGGCAAACTCAACCGCACCGCCACGACCGGGCACCGCACCGACAGGTTCGGCGGCGCCCGGCTCGGCTACGCCTACCTGCACACCGCCCTCGACGACCATTCCCGCCTGGCCTACACCGAAATCCTGGCCGACGAAACGAAAGAGACCGCCACCGCCTTCTGGCGACGCGCCCACGCCTGGTTCGCCGGCCACGGCATCAGCATCGCCCGGGTACTGACCGACAACGGCTCCTGCTACATCTCCCGCCTCTGGCGCGAGACCTGCGCCGAACTGGGCGTCACCGTGAAAAAGACGCGTCCTTACCGGCCGCAGACCAACGGCAAAGTGGAACGCTTCCACCGCACACTGGCCGATGAATGGGCCTACTCCAAGCCATACACCAGCGAAAACGCCCGCCGCAAAGCCCTACCCCGTTTCCTGCACACCTACAATCACCACCGCTACCACTCCGCCATCGGCGGCTCACCCGCCAGCCGCGTTCCTAACCTCTCTGGGCAGAACAGGTAG
- a CDS encoding SAV_6107 family HEPN domain-containing protein: MLPHRSPAQLLAIARQGLAEAAHTDPDGLRYAAAHLAALRAAAALLAARARPAAPGRRARATSVWSLLAMVAPEFGDWAGYFALGAGKRAAAEAGIPRVVSAREADDLLRAAEQFVTVAESSLGMSYQPPLAA; encoded by the coding sequence ATGCTGCCCCATCGGAGTCCTGCCCAGCTGCTGGCGATCGCCCGGCAGGGGCTGGCCGAGGCGGCGCACACCGATCCTGACGGCCTGCGATACGCGGCGGCTCATCTGGCCGCCTTGCGCGCGGCCGCGGCTCTGCTCGCCGCCCGGGCCCGCCCGGCCGCACCCGGGCGGCGGGCCAGGGCGACCAGCGTCTGGTCGCTGCTGGCGATGGTCGCTCCGGAGTTCGGCGACTGGGCCGGTTATTTCGCTCTCGGCGCCGGGAAGCGAGCGGCGGCCGAGGCCGGCATTCCGCGCGTGGTGAGCGCCCGGGAGGCGGATGACCTGCTGCGCGCGGCCGAGCAGTTCGTGACGGTGGCGGAGTCTTCGCTCGGGATGTCCTATCAGCCGCCGCTGGCGGCCTGA
- a CDS encoding DNA polymerase Y family protein gives MGDGARTLLLWCPDWPVVAAEIVLGVPAGEPVAVFANNRVLACSEAARRETVRRGLRRRDAQGRCPQLIVVEHDPGRDARAFEPVVAAVEEVAAGVEVVRPGACALAARGPSRYYGGEEAAAERIVEHVAQSCAVESQAGIADGVFAAGIAARSGRIVAPGETPGFLAGVPVEALERPELADLLRRLGAKTLGEFAALPAGDVLTRFGFDGALAHRLARGGDHRPLAVRQPPPDLAVEETYDEPLDRVDTAAFAGRVLAERLHERLAGHGLACTRLGVEAVTADGQELYRVWRHDGLLTAAAIAERVRWQLDGWLTGARRNAPARPTAGLVRLSLIPDGLLAHAGLQPGLWGDAGAERDRAHRAFSRVQGLLGPEAVVTPVIGGGRSGDDQVRLVPWGDERSPARPATSHADPIPDLRTVPVLDRTVAPELPGMPARQFPVPVNPAGPAPFTVINGEARGAGREVVAAGGGAGAAGVPKKDVDLKRPVVTTGRGRKGPRPPMVPPWPGRMPRPSPAMVLPQPIPAVVHDETGLPIGVSARLELTGVPTTLTVDRSAPLPITGWAGPWPIDERWWVPEEARRRARFQMCLADGRALLLSLAAGQWAVEAIYD, from the coding sequence ATGGGGGACGGGGCGCGGACGTTGTTGCTCTGGTGTCCGGACTGGCCGGTGGTGGCGGCGGAGATCGTGCTCGGGGTGCCGGCCGGGGAGCCGGTGGCGGTGTTCGCGAACAATCGGGTGCTGGCCTGTTCCGAGGCGGCCCGGCGGGAGACCGTGCGGCGCGGGCTGCGGCGGCGGGACGCGCAGGGGCGGTGTCCCCAACTGATCGTGGTCGAGCATGACCCGGGGCGGGATGCGCGGGCGTTCGAGCCGGTGGTGGCGGCGGTCGAGGAGGTGGCGGCCGGGGTCGAGGTGGTTCGGCCGGGGGCCTGTGCGCTGGCGGCTCGGGGGCCGTCGCGGTACTACGGGGGTGAGGAGGCCGCCGCCGAGCGGATCGTCGAGCACGTCGCGCAGAGCTGTGCGGTGGAGAGCCAGGCGGGGATCGCGGACGGGGTGTTCGCGGCCGGGATCGCGGCGCGCAGCGGGCGGATCGTCGCGCCCGGGGAGACGCCCGGGTTCCTGGCCGGCGTGCCGGTCGAGGCGCTGGAACGGCCGGAGCTCGCCGATCTGCTGCGCCGGCTCGGTGCCAAGACGCTGGGGGAGTTCGCCGCGTTGCCGGCCGGGGACGTGCTGACCAGGTTCGGGTTCGACGGGGCGCTGGCGCATCGGCTGGCCCGGGGCGGGGACCATCGGCCGCTCGCGGTGCGGCAGCCGCCGCCGGATCTGGCTGTCGAGGAGACCTACGACGAGCCGCTGGACCGGGTGGACACGGCCGCGTTCGCCGGGCGGGTGCTGGCCGAGCGGCTGCACGAGCGGCTGGCCGGGCACGGGCTCGCCTGCACCCGGCTCGGCGTCGAGGCGGTCACCGCGGACGGCCAGGAGCTGTACCGGGTGTGGCGGCACGACGGGCTGCTCACCGCGGCCGCCATCGCCGAACGGGTGCGCTGGCAACTGGACGGCTGGCTGACCGGGGCGCGCCGGAACGCGCCGGCCCGGCCGACCGCCGGTCTGGTCCGGTTGAGCCTGATCCCGGACGGTCTGCTGGCGCACGCCGGCTTGCAGCCGGGTCTGTGGGGGGACGCGGGCGCCGAACGGGATCGCGCGCATCGGGCGTTCAGCCGGGTGCAGGGTCTGCTCGGCCCGGAAGCGGTGGTGACCCCGGTGATCGGTGGCGGCCGCTCCGGGGACGACCAGGTTCGGTTGGTGCCGTGGGGCGACGAGCGTTCGCCGGCCCGGCCGGCCACCTCGCACGCCGATCCGATCCCGGACCTGCGCACGGTCCCGGTCCTGGATCGCACCGTCGCTCCGGAGCTTCCGGGGATGCCCGCCCGCCAGTTCCCGGTGCCGGTCAACCCCGCGGGCCCGGCGCCGTTCACCGTGATCAACGGCGAGGCGCGGGGGGCCGGGCGGGAGGTGGTTGCCGCCGGGGGCGGGGCGGGTGCTGCGGGCGTACCGAAAAAGGATGTGGATCTGAAGCGGCCCGTGGTGACCACCGGCCGGGGGCGGAAGGGTCCGCGGCCTCCGATGGTGCCGCCCTGGCCGGGGCGGATGCCGCGGCCGTCACCGGCGATGGTGTTGCCGCAGCCGATTCCGGCGGTGGTGCATGACGAGACCGGTTTGCCGATCGGGGTGTCGGCGCGGCTCGAGCTCACCGGTGTGCCGACCACCCTGACCGTCGATCGGTCCGCGCCGCTGCCGATCACCGGGTGGGCCGGGCCGTGGCCGATCGACGAGCGGTGGTGGGTGCCCGAGGAGGCGCGGCGGCGGGCCCGGTTCCAGATGTGCCTGGCGGACGGCCGGGCGTTGTTGCTCTCGCTGGCGGCCGGTCAGTGGGCGGTGGAGGCGATCTATGACTGA
- a CDS encoding error-prone DNA polymerase, whose protein sequence is MSFHNPERPWAEMERTLSGKSRDLWSDPGPARVVDPIVADGDGGDSPAWTRKREPYRAPALVRAESTVDYAELHCHTNFSFLDGASHPEELAEEAARLGLTGLAVTDHDGLYGVVRFSQAARELRLPTVFGAELSLGLTRPQSGEPDPEGTHLLALAHGHEGYARLSRVIAEAQLAGGEKGKPEYGSLEHVAETLKDHVLVLTGCRKGTVPRALAAGGHAAAGWELDRLVDLFGAPNVAVELTDHGDPYDADYNDALFLLAGQRGLEVVATGNVHYATPSRRHLATALAAVRARRSLDEMDGWLPAAGTAHLRSGAEMARRFADYPGAVANAAMYGTGLAFDLDLVAPKLPDYEVPPGHTEMSWLRELTMQGARARYGEHHPKAYRQLEYELRMIEELGFPGYFLVVYDIVDFCRKNRIYCQGRGSAANSAVCYALWITNVDAVEYNLLFERFLAPERDGPPDIDVDIESDRREEVIQHVYQKYGREHTAQVANVISYRPRSAVRDMARAFGFSAGQQDAWSKQIDRWGDVATAGSDMPEQVVEFANAVQNFPRHLGIHSGGMVICDRPIIEVCPVEWGRMPGRTVLQWDKDDCAAVDLVKFDLLGLGMLSALHYAYDMIEDELDIGTMRLDDPEVYTMLCRADSVGVFQVESRAQMATLPRLKPDCFYDLVIEVALIRPGPIQGGSVHPYIRRKNGLEEPRVPHPLMKNALAKTLGVPLFQEQLMQLAIDVAGFDPSEADQLRRAMGAKRSVEKMERIRRRLYEGMAGNGITGELADDLFHKLSAFASYGFPESHAMSFAYLVYASAWLKRYHPAAFCAALLNAQPMGFYSPQTLVDDARRHGVEVRRPDINRSDAMATLETTPASRRKSEPGEPPHAWGLGGPAVRQGLKAVRTIGAELAERIEAERRAHGPYRSMTDLARRTGCSTAHLEALATADAFASFGLSRREALWAAGAAAQDKPDRLPGTATGTEAPMLPGMSEVDLLVADVWATGLSPETHPARFIREELARAGAVRIADLPEVEAGSRVRVGGIVTHRQRPATAGGVTFVNLEDETGMLNVTCSPGLWLRYRRVARSSSALLVRGKLEKAEGVLNLVADRLDAITPPVTPASRDFR, encoded by the coding sequence ATGAGTTTCCACAATCCGGAGCGGCCGTGGGCCGAGATGGAGCGGACGCTGTCCGGAAAGTCCCGGGATCTCTGGTCGGATCCCGGGCCCGCCCGGGTCGTCGATCCGATCGTGGCGGACGGTGACGGCGGGGACTCGCCGGCCTGGACCCGGAAGCGGGAGCCCTACCGGGCACCGGCCCTGGTCCGCGCGGAGTCCACAGTCGACTACGCCGAGCTGCACTGCCACACCAACTTCAGCTTCCTGGACGGCGCCAGTCACCCCGAGGAGCTGGCCGAGGAGGCCGCCCGGCTCGGCCTGACCGGGCTGGCCGTCACCGATCACGACGGTCTCTACGGCGTGGTCCGCTTCTCCCAGGCGGCCCGCGAGCTGCGCCTGCCCACCGTCTTCGGCGCCGAGCTGTCGCTGGGCCTGACCCGCCCGCAGAGCGGCGAGCCGGACCCGGAGGGCACCCACCTGCTCGCCCTGGCGCACGGGCACGAGGGCTACGCCCGGCTGTCCCGGGTGATCGCCGAGGCCCAGCTGGCCGGTGGGGAGAAGGGCAAGCCGGAGTACGGCAGCCTGGAGCATGTCGCCGAGACGCTGAAGGACCACGTGCTGGTGCTGACCGGCTGTCGCAAGGGGACCGTCCCGCGGGCCCTGGCCGCCGGCGGGCACGCCGCGGCCGGGTGGGAGCTGGACCGGCTGGTCGACCTGTTCGGCGCGCCGAACGTGGCGGTCGAGCTGACCGACCACGGCGACCCGTACGACGCGGACTACAACGACGCCCTCTTCCTGCTGGCCGGGCAGCGTGGGCTGGAGGTGGTGGCGACCGGCAACGTGCACTACGCCACCCCGTCCCGGCGGCACCTGGCCACCGCGCTCGCCGCCGTCCGGGCCCGGCGCAGCCTGGACGAGATGGACGGCTGGCTGCCCGCGGCCGGCACCGCCCACCTGCGCAGCGGCGCCGAGATGGCGCGCCGGTTCGCGGACTATCCGGGCGCGGTGGCGAACGCCGCGATGTACGGCACCGGCCTCGCCTTCGACCTCGACCTGGTCGCCCCGAAGCTGCCGGACTACGAGGTGCCGCCCGGGCACACCGAGATGAGCTGGCTGCGCGAGTTGACCATGCAGGGCGCCAGAGCTCGTTACGGGGAGCACCACCCGAAGGCCTATCGGCAGCTCGAATACGAACTGCGGATGATCGAGGAGCTCGGCTTCCCCGGATATTTTCTCGTCGTCTACGACATAGTGGACTTTTGTCGAAAAAACCGAATCTATTGCCAAGGGCGCGGTTCGGCGGCCAACTCGGCGGTCTGCTACGCCCTGTGGATCACCAACGTCGACGCGGTCGAGTACAACCTGCTCTTCGAACGCTTCCTCGCCCCGGAACGCGACGGCCCGCCGGACATCGACGTGGACATCGAGTCGGACCGCCGCGAGGAGGTCATCCAGCACGTCTACCAGAAGTACGGCCGGGAGCACACCGCCCAGGTCGCCAACGTGATCTCCTACCGCCCCCGCTCGGCGGTCCGGGACATGGCCCGCGCGTTCGGCTTCTCGGCCGGCCAGCAGGACGCCTGGAGCAAGCAGATCGACCGGTGGGGCGACGTCGCGACCGCCGGCAGCGACATGCCGGAGCAGGTGGTCGAGTTCGCCAACGCGGTGCAGAACTTCCCCCGCCACCTGGGCATCCACTCCGGCGGCATGGTGATCTGCGACCGCCCGATCATCGAGGTCTGCCCGGTGGAGTGGGGCCGGATGCCGGGCCGCACCGTGCTCCAGTGGGACAAGGACGACTGCGCCGCGGTCGACCTGGTCAAGTTCGACCTGCTCGGGCTGGGCATGCTCTCCGCGCTGCACTACGCGTACGACATGATCGAGGACGAGCTGGACATCGGCACGATGCGGCTCGACGACCCCGAGGTCTACACGATGCTCTGCCGGGCCGACTCGGTCGGGGTGTTCCAGGTGGAGAGCCGGGCCCAGATGGCCACGCTGCCCCGGCTCAAGCCGGACTGCTTCTACGACCTGGTGATCGAGGTGGCGCTGATCCGGCCGGGACCGATCCAGGGTGGTTCGGTGCACCCGTACATCCGGCGCAAGAACGGCCTGGAGGAGCCGCGCGTGCCGCACCCGCTGATGAAGAACGCGCTGGCCAAGACGCTGGGGGTGCCGCTGTTCCAGGAGCAGCTCATGCAGCTCGCGATCGACGTGGCCGGTTTTGATCCGTCCGAGGCGGACCAGCTGCGCCGGGCCATGGGCGCGAAGCGCTCGGTGGAGAAGATGGAACGCATCCGCCGCCGCCTCTACGAGGGGATGGCCGGCAACGGGATCACCGGCGAGCTGGCCGACGACCTGTTCCACAAGCTCTCCGCGTTCGCCAGTTACGGCTTCCCGGAGAGCCACGCGATGAGCTTCGCCTACCTGGTCTACGCGAGCGCCTGGCTGAAGCGGTACCACCCCGCGGCGTTCTGCGCGGCGCTGCTGAACGCGCAGCCGATGGGCTTCTACTCACCGCAGACCCTGGTCGACGACGCGCGCCGGCACGGTGTCGAGGTGCGCCGCCCGGACATCAACCGCAGTGACGCGATGGCCACCCTGGAGACCACGCCGGCGAGCCGGCGGAAATCCGAACCCGGGGAGCCGCCGCACGCTTGGGGTCTCGGCGGGCCCGCGGTCCGGCAGGGATTGAAGGCTGTCCGTACGATCGGCGCCGAGCTCGCCGAGCGCATCGAGGCCGAGCGGCGCGCGCACGGGCCGTACCGGTCGATGACCGATCTGGCCCGGCGGACCGGATGCTCGACCGCGCACCTGGAGGCGCTCGCCACCGCCGACGCCTTCGCGAGCTTCGGCCTCTCCCGGCGCGAGGCACTGTGGGCCGCCGGAGCGGCCGCCCAGGACAAGCCGGACCGGCTGCCGGGGACGGCGACCGGCACCGAGGCGCCGATGCTGCCCGGGATGAGCGAGGTGGACCTGCTGGTCGCGGACGTCTGGGCGACCGGGCTGTCGCCGGAGACGCACCCGGCGCGGTTCATCCGGGAGGAGCTGGCGCGGGCCGGGGCGGTGCGGATCGCCGACCTGCCGGAGGTCGAGGCGGGCAGCCGGGTGCGGGTCGGCGGGATCGTGACGCATCGGCAGCGGCCGGCCACCGCGGGCGGCGTGACGTTCGTGAACCTGGAGGACGAGACCGGGATGCTGAACGTGACCTGCTCGCCCGGGCTCTGGCTGCGGTACCGGCGGGTGGCGCGGAGCAGTTCGGCGCTGCTGGTGCGCGGGAAGCTGGAGAAGGCGGAGGGGGTGCTGAACCTGGTGGCGGATCGGCTGGACGCGATCACGCCGCCGGTGACGCCGGCCTCGCGCGATTTCCGGTGA
- a CDS encoding SSI family serine proteinase inhibitor: MLLRICAGLAAVLSAAVPVSAEARPATGSRLVLTYTADAGYATAVKLTCDPAGGGHPKPAQACAALTRAGADPARLRPADRYCFLLYRPITARLAGTWRGRSVTWAHTYGNSCEMNRATGVLFDF, from the coding sequence ATGTTGTTGCGCATCTGTGCCGGCCTGGCCGCGGTCCTGTCCGCCGCCGTGCCGGTGAGCGCCGAAGCCCGCCCGGCCACCGGCTCACGTCTCGTCCTCACCTACACGGCCGACGCGGGTTACGCCACGGCGGTCAAGCTCACCTGCGACCCGGCCGGTGGCGGCCATCCGAAACCGGCGCAGGCCTGTGCCGCGCTCACCCGGGCCGGCGCCGACCCGGCCCGGCTCAGGCCGGCCGACCGCTACTGCTTCCTGCTCTACCGGCCGATCACCGCGCGGCTCGCCGGCACCTGGCGCGGACGCTCGGTGACGTGGGCGCACACCTACGGCAACAGTTGCGAGATGAACCGCGCCACGGGCGTCCTGTTCGATTTTTAG
- a CDS encoding methyltransferase domain-containing protein gives MDTAIARTGRPLVTARTAAVWAVLRRELDRHAGRELTVLDVGGGTGGFAVPLAEAGHTVTVIDASPDALAALTRRAADAGVAGRVRAVQGDGDALAGLVEPGSADLILCHAVLEVVDDPAATVAAIAGALRPGGAVSLLVASRAAAILGRAVNGHLRAASALVTDPEGRSGPRDTLRRRYDADTAAALLGGAGLQVEETHGVRVVADLLPATVVEEDPQAVLDLELALSAQPPFRDIASQLHLFARRP, from the coding sequence GTGGACACCGCAATCGCACGAACCGGCCGGCCGCTCGTCACCGCCCGCACCGCCGCGGTCTGGGCCGTCCTGCGCCGGGAGCTGGACCGGCACGCCGGCCGTGAGCTGACCGTCCTGGACGTCGGCGGCGGCACCGGTGGGTTCGCCGTGCCCCTGGCCGAGGCCGGGCACACCGTCACCGTGATCGACGCCAGCCCGGACGCGCTCGCCGCCCTGACCCGCCGCGCCGCCGACGCGGGCGTGGCCGGCCGGGTGCGCGCCGTGCAGGGCGACGGCGACGCGCTCGCCGGGCTGGTCGAGCCGGGCAGCGCCGACCTGATCCTGTGCCACGCGGTGCTCGAGGTGGTCGACGACCCGGCCGCCACGGTCGCCGCGATCGCCGGCGCGCTGCGGCCCGGTGGCGCGGTCAGCCTGCTGGTCGCCAGCCGTGCCGCCGCGATCCTGGGCCGCGCCGTCAACGGTCACCTGCGGGCGGCGTCCGCCCTGGTCACCGACCCGGAGGGCCGGTCCGGGCCGCGCGACACGCTGCGCCGGCGCTACGACGCGGACACCGCCGCGGCGCTGCTCGGCGGCGCCGGGCTCCAGGTCGAGGAGACGCACGGCGTGCGGGTGGTCGCCGACCTGCTGCCGGCCACCGTCGTCGAGGAGGACCCGCAGGCGGTGCTGGACCTGGAGCTGGCGCTGAGCGCGCAGCCGCCGTTCCGGGACATCGCCTCCCAGCTGCACCTGTTCGCCCGCCGGCCATGA
- a CDS encoding alkaline phosphatase family protein, whose product MTADPSFPEDGLHPDALRLVRPAYGTGSLADLLPSVSAVLGVPGAADVLGLGARLDGVDKIAVLLVDGLGAYQLPLAAPHAPVLADLAAGGRGHAGTLTAGFPSTTPVSLVTLGAGVPPGAHGVLGFTVRRPDGRPLTHILWGDDPDPRQWQPVPTRMELAAAAGVRVTVVSRPQFEGSGLSLAANRGGAYRGAADATAVAGEMLAALREADGPALVYGYHPDLDHFGHEDGVGSETWREAARGVDKLLDRVVHGLPPRSALLVVADHGQLNVPLEGRRDIAAIPELSDGVIGVAGEPRVRYLYAADGALGDVLDNWRGVFGDEAAVMTRTEAIEAGWFGPVPAGHADRIGDVVVLCWGRTVSVASGWEPVKAGQLVAYHGSATAAEMTVPLLLAR is encoded by the coding sequence ATGACCGCCGATCCTTCGTTTCCGGAGGACGGTCTTCATCCGGACGCGCTGCGGCTGGTCCGGCCGGCCTACGGCACCGGGAGCCTGGCCGACCTGCTCCCCAGCGTGAGCGCCGTGCTCGGGGTGCCGGGCGCGGCCGACGTGCTGGGCCTCGGCGCCCGCCTCGACGGGGTGGACAAGATCGCGGTGCTGCTGGTGGACGGGCTGGGCGCCTATCAGCTGCCGCTCGCCGCGCCGCACGCGCCGGTCCTGGCCGACCTCGCCGCCGGCGGTCGCGGGCACGCCGGCACGCTGACCGCCGGATTCCCGTCGACCACCCCGGTCAGCCTGGTCACCCTCGGCGCCGGGGTGCCGCCCGGGGCGCATGGCGTGCTCGGCTTCACCGTCCGGCGCCCGGACGGGCGGCCGCTCACCCACATCCTCTGGGGCGACGACCCGGACCCGCGGCAGTGGCAGCCGGTGCCGACCCGGATGGAGCTCGCGGCCGCGGCCGGGGTGCGGGTCACCGTGGTCAGCCGGCCGCAGTTCGAGGGCAGCGGGCTCTCGCTCGCGGCGAATCGGGGCGGAGCCTACCGGGGCGCCGCCGACGCGACGGCCGTCGCCGGCGAGATGCTGGCCGCGCTGCGGGAGGCGGACGGCCCGGCGCTGGTCTACGGCTACCACCCGGACCTCGACCACTTCGGGCACGAGGACGGGGTCGGCTCGGAGACCTGGCGGGAGGCCGCCCGCGGCGTGGACAAGCTGCTCGACCGGGTGGTGCACGGGCTGCCGCCGCGGTCCGCGCTGCTGGTGGTCGCCGATCACGGGCAGCTCAACGTGCCCCTGGAGGGCCGGCGGGACATCGCCGCGATCCCGGAGCTGAGCGACGGCGTGATCGGGGTGGCCGGTGAGCCCCGGGTGCGTTATCTCTACGCCGCCGACGGGGCGCTCGGCGACGTGCTGGACAACTGGCGCGGGGTGTTCGGGGACGAGGCCGCGGTGATGACCCGGACCGAGGCGATCGAGGCCGGCTGGTTCGGGCCGGTGCCGGCCGGGCACGCCGACCGGATCGGGGACGTCGTGGTGCTCTGCTGGGGCCGGACAGTGTCGGTGGCCTCCGGCTGGGAACCGGTCAAGGCGGGTCAATTGGTGGCATATCACGGCTCGGCCACCGCGGCCGAGATGACCGTGCCCCTGCTGCTCGCCCGATGA
- a CDS encoding DUF3040 domain-containing protein, which produces MPLSEHEQRLFDQIERSLAEDPKFASAVRASDPRFHARRRLIIAAFVIVLGLALVVYGTVASNTLLGVAGFVVMLGSAAFAMQSRKRGQAPDLRSVGGTASRRTRSGRRGNGGLLDRLEDRWKQRPEGHR; this is translated from the coding sequence GTGCCGCTCTCGGAGCACGAGCAGCGGCTGTTCGATCAGATCGAGCGGTCGCTTGCCGAGGACCCCAAATTCGCCTCGGCTGTGCGGGCCAGCGACCCGCGTTTCCATGCACGGCGCCGGCTCATCATCGCCGCGTTCGTGATCGTGCTTGGTCTGGCTCTCGTGGTTTACGGGACAGTCGCCAGCAACACGTTGCTCGGCGTGGCCGGCTTCGTCGTGATGCTCGGCTCGGCCGCCTTCGCGATGCAGTCACGCAAACGCGGCCAGGCCCCGGATCTCCGGTCCGTCGGCGGCACCGCCTCCCGGCGCACCCGGTCCGGTCGCCGGGGTAACGGTGGGCTGCTCGACCGCCTGGAGGACCGCTGGAAGCAGCGGCCGGAGGGGCATCGCTGA